From Grus americana isolate bGruAme1 chromosome 11, bGruAme1.mat, whole genome shotgun sequence, a single genomic window includes:
- the LOC129211297 gene encoding acylamino-acid-releasing enzyme-like isoform X1: MASGTDRSTEAAGSPAACYRELRRFPAVTRAALCAAVGGQTFLLYTGSSARTRPRGSTAPCSAAARGGATSCWRCGAAAGAATVWTSRRWGSTGRSTWRVRPLPHVPCLQHRRGWHRQRPQCLPGAQLCLRQAGLRHPCTVPGPFACLAWSHSETRLLYVAEKSRPKPRPPCPWDVPGAAMPVEEDEDEEGEQFVYREDWGEALSTRSVPVLCALDLEGSSISVLEGVPEHLSPGQALWSPDDRGVVFVGWWHEPFRLGLTACSNRRSGIFHLDLASGCCELLSAEHGAAFSPRLSPDGRRLLYLEGGLGGPHRQCLRLCMLTWQTRQTVTVLDVVQEPTEAFAGIYAEVLPPRCWAADSRRAVLGTPQRSRTDLLLVDTEAATVTNLTAGSSKGSWELLTLQWDLLVATCSAPHHPPSLVVAVLPPAGQELPLCWVLVEDAPTVPGVTWKTLTVRPPCSGQSPTAHGTQAFEALLLSPPDGMAPHPLVVCPHGGPHAVFDARWRPSMAALCRLGLAVLLVNYRGSLGFGQAGISSLLSRVGEQDVADTQLAAEQALRSEPLDPRRLALLAGSHGAFIALHLLAREPERYRACALRSPVSNLPALLGTSDIPDWRYTSLGLPYSFERVPRAEEVATMLLRSPIAQAAQVRTPVLLCVGARDRRVSPTQALELYRVLRARGVPVRLLWYPEGGHTLAGVEMEADVFRNCARWLLRHLGQPPRDRTEGHRP; this comes from the exons ATGGCCTCAGGAACGGACCGGAGCACGGAG gCGGCCGGCAGCCCTGCCGCCTGCTACCGGGAGCTGAGACGGTTCCCTGCCGTCACCCGCGCTGCCCTTTGCGCCGCCGTGGGGGGACAGACCTTCCTGCTCTACACCG GCTCCTCAGCCAGGACTCGCCCACGGGGCAGCACCGCGCCGTGCTCAGCCGCTGCCCGCGGCGGGGCCACGAGCTGCTGGAG GTGTGGGGCAGCGGCGGGCGCAGCCACAGTGTGGACCTCACGGCGCTGGGGAAGCACGGGGAGGTCTACGTGGAGGGTACGGCCCCTACCCCACGTCCCCTGCCTGCAACACAGGCGAGGGTGGCACCGGCAGCGGCCGCAGTGCCTGCCCggtgcccagctgtgcctgcgCCAGGCTGGGCTTCGGCACCCTTGTACCGTGCCAGGGCCCTTCGCCTGTCTGGCCTGGTCCCACTCGGAGACGCGGCTGCTCTACGTCGCCGAGAAGAGCCGGCCCAAACCACGGCCCCCCTGCCCCTGGGATGTGCCGGGAGCAGCCATGCCGgtggaggaggatgaggatgaggag GGCGAGCAGTTCGTGTACCGCGAGGACTGGGGGGAGGCGCTGAGCACCCGCAGCGTGCCCGTCCTCTGCGCCCTGGACctggagggcagcagcatcTCGGTGCTGGAGGGCGTCCCGGAGCACCTCTCTCCTGGCCAG GCCCTGTGGTCCCCGGATGACCGCGGCGTGGTGTTCGTGGGCTGGTGGCATGAGCCCTTCCGCCTGGGGCTGACCGCCTGCTCCAACAGGAG GTCGGGGATTTTCCACTTGGACCTGGCCAGCGGGTGCTGCG agctgctgtcgGCCGAGCACGGTGCTGCCTTCTCCCCTCGGCTGAGCCCCGACGGCCGGCGCCTGCTCTACCTGgaggggggtctgggggggccgCACCGGCAATGCCTGCGCCTGTGCATG CTCACCTGGCAGACAAGGCAGACGGTGACGGTGCTCGACGTGGTGCAGGAGCCCACAGAAG CCTTCGCCGGGATCTACGCAGAGGTGCTGCCACCGCGGTGTTGGGCGGCCGACAGCCGTCGAGCCGTGCTGGGCACCCCGCAGCGGAGCCGCACG GACCTGCTGCTCGTGGACACGGAGGCGGCCACCGTCACCAACCTGACAGCAG GGTCATCCAAAGGGTCCTGGGAGCTGCTCACCCTCCAGTGGGACCTGCTGGTGGCCACCTGCTCGGccccacaccacccccccagcctg GTGGTGGCGGTGCTGCCGCCGGCGGGCCAGGAGCTGCCCctctgctgggtgctggtggaGGATGCCCCAACAGTGCCCGGTGTCACCTGGAAGACCCTGACGGTCCGGCCACCCTGCAGTGGGCAGAGCCCCACTGCGCACG GCACCCAGGCTTTCGAGGCCCTGCTGCTGAGCCCGCCGGATGGCATGGCACCGCACCCCCTCGTCGTGTGCCCCCACG GTGGCCCCCACGCCGTCTTTGACGCCCGCTGGCGCCCAAGCATGGCCGCGCTGTGCCGGCTGGGCCTCGCTGTGCTCCTGG TGAACTACCGCGGCTCCCTGGGCTTCGGCCAGGCCGGCATCAGCTCCCTGCTGTCCCGCGTGGGTGAGCAGGACGTGGCAGACACCCAG CTGGCGGCGGAGCAGGCGCTGCGCAGCGAGCCCCTGGACCCGCGCCGCCTGGCCCTGCTGGCTGGCTCCCACGGAGCCTTCATCGCCCTCCACCTCCTCGCCCGCGAGCCTGAGCGCTACCGAGCCTGCGCCCTGCGCAGCCCCGTCTCCAACCTGCCCGCGCTGCTGGGCACCTCCGACATCCCTGACTG GCGCTACacctccctggggctgccctACTCCTTCGAGCGGGTGCCCCGCGCCGAGGAGGTGGCCACCATGCTGCTGCGCTCGCCCATCGCCCAGGCAGCCCAG GTACGGACGCCGGTGCTGCTGTGCGTGGGTGCCCGGGACCGTCGCGTCAGCCCCACGCAGGCACTGGAGCTGTACCGGGTGCTGCGGGCCAGGGGGGTGCCTGTGCG GCTGCTGTGGTACCCGGAGGGCGGCCACACACTGGCCGGCGTGGAGATGGAGGCCGACGTCTTCAGGAACTGCGCCCGCTGGCTCCTCCGGCACCTGGGGCAGCCCCCGCGGGACAGGACGGAAGGGCACAGACCCTAG
- the LOC129211297 gene encoding acylamino-acid-releasing enzyme-like isoform X3, with product MASGTDRSTEAAGSPAACYRELRRFPAVTRAALCAAVGGQTFLLYTECSRPDLPRRQLLRFSRHYSLRRTGDGGLAVSQAALSTEIHNQLLSQDSPTGQHRAVLSRCPRRGHELLEVWGSGGRSHSVDLTALGKHGEVYVEGPFACLAWSHSETRLLYVAEKSRPKPRPPCPWDVPGAAMPVEEDEDEEGEQFVYREDWGEALSTRSVPVLCALDLEGSSISVLEGVPEHLSPGQALWSPDDRGVVFVGWWHEPFRLGLTACSNRRSGIFHLDLASGCCELLSAEHGAAFSPRLSPDGRRLLYLEGGLGGPHRQCLRLCMLTWQTRQTVTVLDVVQEPTEAFAGIYAEVLPPRCWAADSRRAVLGTPQRSRTDLLLVDTEAATVTNLTAGSSKGSWELLTLQWDLLVATCSAPHHPPSLVVAVLPPAGQELPLCWVLVEDAPTVPGVTWKTLTVRPPCSGQSPTAHGTQAFEALLLSPPDGMAPHPLVVCPHGGPHAVFDARWRPSMAALCRLGLAVLLVNYRGSLGFGQAGISSLLSRVGEQDVADTQLAAEQALRSEPLDPRRLALLAGSHGAFIALHLLAREPERYRACALRSPVSNLPALLGTSDIPDWRYTSLGLPYSFERVPRAEEVATMLLRSPIAQAAQVRTPVLLCVGARDRRVSPTQALELYRVLRARGVPVRLLWYPEGGHTLAGVEMEADVFRNCARWLLRHLGQPPRDRTEGHRP from the exons ATGGCCTCAGGAACGGACCGGAGCACGGAG gCGGCCGGCAGCCCTGCCGCCTGCTACCGGGAGCTGAGACGGTTCCCTGCCGTCACCCGCGCTGCCCTTTGCGCCGCCGTGGGGGGACAGACCTTCCTGCTCTACACCG AGTGCAGCCGGCCTGACCTCCCACGCCGCCAGCTCCTGCGCTTCAGCCGCCACTACAGCCTGCGCCGCACTGGCGATGGCGGCCTCGCTGTCAGCCAGGCAGCGCTCAGCACCGAGATCCACAACCA GCTCCTCAGCCAGGACTCGCCCACGGGGCAGCACCGCGCCGTGCTCAGCCGCTGCCCGCGGCGGGGCCACGAGCTGCTGGAG GTGTGGGGCAGCGGCGGGCGCAGCCACAGTGTGGACCTCACGGCGCTGGGGAAGCACGGGGAGGTCTACGTGGAGG GGCCCTTCGCCTGTCTGGCCTGGTCCCACTCGGAGACGCGGCTGCTCTACGTCGCCGAGAAGAGCCGGCCCAAACCACGGCCCCCCTGCCCCTGGGATGTGCCGGGAGCAGCCATGCCGgtggaggaggatgaggatgaggag GGCGAGCAGTTCGTGTACCGCGAGGACTGGGGGGAGGCGCTGAGCACCCGCAGCGTGCCCGTCCTCTGCGCCCTGGACctggagggcagcagcatcTCGGTGCTGGAGGGCGTCCCGGAGCACCTCTCTCCTGGCCAG GCCCTGTGGTCCCCGGATGACCGCGGCGTGGTGTTCGTGGGCTGGTGGCATGAGCCCTTCCGCCTGGGGCTGACCGCCTGCTCCAACAGGAG GTCGGGGATTTTCCACTTGGACCTGGCCAGCGGGTGCTGCG agctgctgtcgGCCGAGCACGGTGCTGCCTTCTCCCCTCGGCTGAGCCCCGACGGCCGGCGCCTGCTCTACCTGgaggggggtctgggggggccgCACCGGCAATGCCTGCGCCTGTGCATG CTCACCTGGCAGACAAGGCAGACGGTGACGGTGCTCGACGTGGTGCAGGAGCCCACAGAAG CCTTCGCCGGGATCTACGCAGAGGTGCTGCCACCGCGGTGTTGGGCGGCCGACAGCCGTCGAGCCGTGCTGGGCACCCCGCAGCGGAGCCGCACG GACCTGCTGCTCGTGGACACGGAGGCGGCCACCGTCACCAACCTGACAGCAG GGTCATCCAAAGGGTCCTGGGAGCTGCTCACCCTCCAGTGGGACCTGCTGGTGGCCACCTGCTCGGccccacaccacccccccagcctg GTGGTGGCGGTGCTGCCGCCGGCGGGCCAGGAGCTGCCCctctgctgggtgctggtggaGGATGCCCCAACAGTGCCCGGTGTCACCTGGAAGACCCTGACGGTCCGGCCACCCTGCAGTGGGCAGAGCCCCACTGCGCACG GCACCCAGGCTTTCGAGGCCCTGCTGCTGAGCCCGCCGGATGGCATGGCACCGCACCCCCTCGTCGTGTGCCCCCACG GTGGCCCCCACGCCGTCTTTGACGCCCGCTGGCGCCCAAGCATGGCCGCGCTGTGCCGGCTGGGCCTCGCTGTGCTCCTGG TGAACTACCGCGGCTCCCTGGGCTTCGGCCAGGCCGGCATCAGCTCCCTGCTGTCCCGCGTGGGTGAGCAGGACGTGGCAGACACCCAG CTGGCGGCGGAGCAGGCGCTGCGCAGCGAGCCCCTGGACCCGCGCCGCCTGGCCCTGCTGGCTGGCTCCCACGGAGCCTTCATCGCCCTCCACCTCCTCGCCCGCGAGCCTGAGCGCTACCGAGCCTGCGCCCTGCGCAGCCCCGTCTCCAACCTGCCCGCGCTGCTGGGCACCTCCGACATCCCTGACTG GCGCTACacctccctggggctgccctACTCCTTCGAGCGGGTGCCCCGCGCCGAGGAGGTGGCCACCATGCTGCTGCGCTCGCCCATCGCCCAGGCAGCCCAG GTACGGACGCCGGTGCTGCTGTGCGTGGGTGCCCGGGACCGTCGCGTCAGCCCCACGCAGGCACTGGAGCTGTACCGGGTGCTGCGGGCCAGGGGGGTGCCTGTGCG GCTGCTGTGGTACCCGGAGGGCGGCCACACACTGGCCGGCGTGGAGATGGAGGCCGACGTCTTCAGGAACTGCGCCCGCTGGCTCCTCCGGCACCTGGGGCAGCCCCCGCGGGACAGGACGGAAGGGCACAGACCCTAG
- the LOC129211296 gene encoding acylamino-acid-releasing enzyme-like → MEPPVLSSPEEIAELYRELSRHPGLSTACLGPDVTTQYGGKYCSLYTEWSQRDLARAENVKFCRQYLIFHDGASVVYSGPAGTCSEIKDELLSRESPSGALKAVLRKVPGKEKEKEKQFLEVWDQNRKVKSIDLTALDKHGSVYDDDQFGCLAWSHSETHLLYVAEKKRPKAESFFQSKAPELGTSDEDAGRPEKDAPLKGEQFVYHEDWGEALSTRSVPVLCALDIEGSSISVLEGVPEHLSPGQAFWSPGDTGVVFVGWWHEPFRLGLRHCTNRRSALFYVDLTGGRCELLSEDTRAVWSPRLSPDRCRIVYLENDALGPHQQCSRLRMYDWYTKHTSTVLEAVPRQTWGTFPGIYCGTLPGLCWAADSRRLVLDTAQRSQQDVFVVDTVTGSTTSLTADAPQGTWSVLTIDRDLLVARFSTPSCPPMLKVAVLPSAGQEAQARWVCLQDAPPVPGISWGIRTLQPPPEQEHPQYRGLDFDAILLRPSEGPAAQKPPLVVMPHGGPHSVFTAGWMLYPAALCRMGFAVLLVNYRGSLGFGQDSVVSLPGNVGTQDVRDVQLCVERVLQEEPLDTGRVALVGGSHGGFLACHLLGQFPDTYHACVVRNPVVNIASMVATTDIPDWCLTETGLPYAPDILPDPAQWTEMLCKSPMRYVDQVRAPVLLMLGEDDRRVPPKQGLEYYRALKARGVPTRLLWYPGNNHALAGVEAEADGFMNMALWLLKHLRC, encoded by the exons ATGGAGCCGCCG GTGCTGTCGAGCCCAGAGGAGATTGCGGAGCTGTACCGGGAGCTCAGCCGGCACCCGGGGCTCAGCACCGCCTGCCTCGGCCCCGACGTCACCACCCAGTACGGGGGCAAGTACTGCAGCCTCTACACTG AGTGGTCGCAGCGGGACCTGGCACGGGCCGAGAACGTCAAGTTCTGCCGCCAGTACCTGATCTTCCACGATGGGGCTTCCGTCGTCTACTCAGGGCCCGCCGGCACCTGCTCCGAGATCAAGGACGA GCTGCTGAGCCGGGAGTCCCCCAGCGGGGCGCTGAAGGCCGTCCTGCGCAAGGTCCCTggcaaggagaaggagaaggagaagcagttcctggag GTCTGGGATCAGAACCGCAAGGTGAAGAGCATCGACCTGACGGCGCTGGATAAACACGGCAGCGTCTACGACgatg ACCAGTTTGGCTGCCTGGCCTGGTCGCACTCGGAGACCCACCTGCTCTACGTGGCGGAGAAGAAGCGTCCCAAGGCCGAGTCCTTCTTCCAGAGCAAAGCCCCCGAACTGGGCACCTCCGACGAGGACGCAGGGCGCCCTGAGAAGGATGCGCCCCTCAAG ggcGAGCAGTTCGTGTACCACGAGGACTGGGGGGAGGCACTGAGCACCCGCAGCGTGCCCGTCCTCTGCGCCCTGGACATCGAGGGCAGCAGCATCTCGGTGCTGGAGGGCGTCCCGGAGCACCTCTCTCCCGGCCAG gctTTCTGGTCCCCCGGCGACACTGGCGTGGTGTTCGTGGGCTGGTGGCACGAGCCCTTCCGCCTGGGGCTGCGGCACTGCACCAACCGCCG GTCAGCGCTCTTCTACGTGGACCTGACAGGCGGGAGATGCG agctgctctccgAGGACACCAGGGCCGTGTGGTCCCCACGGCTCAGCCCCGACCGCTGCCGCATTGTCTACTTGGAGAACGATGCCCTGGGCCCCCATCAGCAGTGCAGCCGCCTCCGCATG TACGACTGGTACACGAAGCACACCAGCACGGTGCTGGAGGCCGTGCCACGGCAGACGTGGG GCACCTTCCCGGGCATCTACTGCGGCACTCTgccggggctgtgctgggcgGCCGACAGCCGCAGGCTCGTGCTGGATACGGCCCAGCGCAGCCAGCAG GACGTGTTCGTGGTGGACACGGTGACAGGCTCCACGACCTCGCTGACGGCCG atgCCCCCCAAGGAACCTGGTCTGTCCTCACCATCGACCGGGACCTCTTGGTGGCCAGGTTCTCCACCCCTAGCTGTCCCCCCATGCTG AAAGTGGCTGTCCTGCCCAGCGCCGGCCAGGAGGCGCAGGCGCGGTGGGTCTGCCTGCAGGATGCACCCCCCGTGCCCGGCATCAGCTGGGGCATCcgcaccctgcagcccccaccgGAGCAGGAGCACCCCCAGTACA GGGGCCTGGACTTCGATGCCATCCTGCTGCGCCCAAGCGAGGGCCCTGCCGCCCAGAAGCCCCCCTTGGTCGTGATGCCCCACG GGGGTCCCCACTCTGTCTTCACGGCCGGGTGGATGCTGTACCCAGCGGCGCTCTGCCGCATGGGCTTCGCCGTGCTGCTGG TGAATTACCGCGGCTCGCTGGGCTTCGGCCAGGACAGCGTGGTCTCCCTGCCGGGCAACGTGGGCACACAGGACGTGCGTGATGTGCAG CTCTGTGTGGAGcgggtgctgcaggaggagccgCTGGACACCGGCCGGGTGGCCCTGGTGGGTGGCTCGCACGGGGGCTTCCTGGCGTGCCACCTCCTCGGCCAGTTCCCTGACACCTACCACGCCTGTGTGGTCCGCAACCCCGTGGTGAACATCGCCTCCATGGTGGCCACCACCGACATCCCCGACTG GTGCCTGACGGAGACGGGGCTTCCCTACGCGCCCGACATCCTGCCGGACCCAGCCCAGTGGACGGAGATGCTGTGCAAGTCGCCCATGCGCTATGTCGACCAG GTACGTGCGCCCGTGCTGCTGATGCTGGGGGAGGACGACCGACGTGTGCCCCCCAAGCAGGGGCTGGAGTATTACCGTGCCCTCAAGGCCCGGGGGGTCCCCACGCG gcTGCTCTGGTACCCGGGGAACAACCACGCGCTGGCCGGCGTCGAGGCCGAAGCCGACGGCTTCATGAACATGGCGCTGTGGCTGCTCAAGCACCTGCGGTGCTAA
- the LOC129211297 gene encoding acylamino-acid-releasing enzyme-like isoform X2, whose protein sequence is MASGTDRSTEAAGSPAACYRELRRFPAVTRAALCAAVGGQTFLLYTGSSARTRPRGSTAPCSAAARGGATSCWRCGAAAGAATVWTSRRWGSTGRSTWRVRPLPHVPCLQHRRGWHRQRPQCLPGAQLCLRQAGLRHPCTVPGPFACLAWSHSETRLLYVAEKSRPKPRPPCPWDVPGAAMPVEEDEDEEGEQFVYREDWGEALSTRSVPVLCALDLEGSSISVLEGVPEHLSPGQALWSPDDRGVVFVGWWHEPFRLGLTACSNRRSGIFHLDLASGCCELLSAEHGAAFSPRLSPDGRRLLYLEGGLGGPHRQCLRLCMLTWQTRQTVTVLDVVQEPTEEVLPPRCWAADSRRAVLGTPQRSRTDLLLVDTEAATVTNLTAGSSKGSWELLTLQWDLLVATCSAPHHPPSLVVAVLPPAGQELPLCWVLVEDAPTVPGVTWKTLTVRPPCSGQSPTAHGTQAFEALLLSPPDGMAPHPLVVCPHGGPHAVFDARWRPSMAALCRLGLAVLLVNYRGSLGFGQAGISSLLSRVGEQDVADTQLAAEQALRSEPLDPRRLALLAGSHGAFIALHLLAREPERYRACALRSPVSNLPALLGTSDIPDWRYTSLGLPYSFERVPRAEEVATMLLRSPIAQAAQVRTPVLLCVGARDRRVSPTQALELYRVLRARGVPVRLLWYPEGGHTLAGVEMEADVFRNCARWLLRHLGQPPRDRTEGHRP, encoded by the exons ATGGCCTCAGGAACGGACCGGAGCACGGAG gCGGCCGGCAGCCCTGCCGCCTGCTACCGGGAGCTGAGACGGTTCCCTGCCGTCACCCGCGCTGCCCTTTGCGCCGCCGTGGGGGGACAGACCTTCCTGCTCTACACCG GCTCCTCAGCCAGGACTCGCCCACGGGGCAGCACCGCGCCGTGCTCAGCCGCTGCCCGCGGCGGGGCCACGAGCTGCTGGAG GTGTGGGGCAGCGGCGGGCGCAGCCACAGTGTGGACCTCACGGCGCTGGGGAAGCACGGGGAGGTCTACGTGGAGGGTACGGCCCCTACCCCACGTCCCCTGCCTGCAACACAGGCGAGGGTGGCACCGGCAGCGGCCGCAGTGCCTGCCCggtgcccagctgtgcctgcgCCAGGCTGGGCTTCGGCACCCTTGTACCGTGCCAGGGCCCTTCGCCTGTCTGGCCTGGTCCCACTCGGAGACGCGGCTGCTCTACGTCGCCGAGAAGAGCCGGCCCAAACCACGGCCCCCCTGCCCCTGGGATGTGCCGGGAGCAGCCATGCCGgtggaggaggatgaggatgaggag GGCGAGCAGTTCGTGTACCGCGAGGACTGGGGGGAGGCGCTGAGCACCCGCAGCGTGCCCGTCCTCTGCGCCCTGGACctggagggcagcagcatcTCGGTGCTGGAGGGCGTCCCGGAGCACCTCTCTCCTGGCCAG GCCCTGTGGTCCCCGGATGACCGCGGCGTGGTGTTCGTGGGCTGGTGGCATGAGCCCTTCCGCCTGGGGCTGACCGCCTGCTCCAACAGGAG GTCGGGGATTTTCCACTTGGACCTGGCCAGCGGGTGCTGCG agctgctgtcgGCCGAGCACGGTGCTGCCTTCTCCCCTCGGCTGAGCCCCGACGGCCGGCGCCTGCTCTACCTGgaggggggtctgggggggccgCACCGGCAATGCCTGCGCCTGTGCATG CTCACCTGGCAGACAAGGCAGACGGTGACGGTGCTCGACGTGGTGCAGGAGCCCACAGAAG AGGTGCTGCCACCGCGGTGTTGGGCGGCCGACAGCCGTCGAGCCGTGCTGGGCACCCCGCAGCGGAGCCGCACG GACCTGCTGCTCGTGGACACGGAGGCGGCCACCGTCACCAACCTGACAGCAG GGTCATCCAAAGGGTCCTGGGAGCTGCTCACCCTCCAGTGGGACCTGCTGGTGGCCACCTGCTCGGccccacaccacccccccagcctg GTGGTGGCGGTGCTGCCGCCGGCGGGCCAGGAGCTGCCCctctgctgggtgctggtggaGGATGCCCCAACAGTGCCCGGTGTCACCTGGAAGACCCTGACGGTCCGGCCACCCTGCAGTGGGCAGAGCCCCACTGCGCACG GCACCCAGGCTTTCGAGGCCCTGCTGCTGAGCCCGCCGGATGGCATGGCACCGCACCCCCTCGTCGTGTGCCCCCACG GTGGCCCCCACGCCGTCTTTGACGCCCGCTGGCGCCCAAGCATGGCCGCGCTGTGCCGGCTGGGCCTCGCTGTGCTCCTGG TGAACTACCGCGGCTCCCTGGGCTTCGGCCAGGCCGGCATCAGCTCCCTGCTGTCCCGCGTGGGTGAGCAGGACGTGGCAGACACCCAG CTGGCGGCGGAGCAGGCGCTGCGCAGCGAGCCCCTGGACCCGCGCCGCCTGGCCCTGCTGGCTGGCTCCCACGGAGCCTTCATCGCCCTCCACCTCCTCGCCCGCGAGCCTGAGCGCTACCGAGCCTGCGCCCTGCGCAGCCCCGTCTCCAACCTGCCCGCGCTGCTGGGCACCTCCGACATCCCTGACTG GCGCTACacctccctggggctgccctACTCCTTCGAGCGGGTGCCCCGCGCCGAGGAGGTGGCCACCATGCTGCTGCGCTCGCCCATCGCCCAGGCAGCCCAG GTACGGACGCCGGTGCTGCTGTGCGTGGGTGCCCGGGACCGTCGCGTCAGCCCCACGCAGGCACTGGAGCTGTACCGGGTGCTGCGGGCCAGGGGGGTGCCTGTGCG GCTGCTGTGGTACCCGGAGGGCGGCCACACACTGGCCGGCGTGGAGATGGAGGCCGACGTCTTCAGGAACTGCGCCCGCTGGCTCCTCCGGCACCTGGGGCAGCCCCCGCGGGACAGGACGGAAGGGCACAGACCCTAG